GCAGACAAGAAGGTGGAATTCCCATCGGTTCGGTTCTCATCAAGGATGGTAAAATTCTCGGCAGAGGACACAATAAACGTGTGCAAGACGGTGATCCTATTACCCACGCTGAAATTGATTGTCTCCGTAATGCAGGTAGAATCGGCAGTTACAGAGGTACAACAATCTATTCAACCTTAATGCCGTGTTACTTGTGCGCTGGGGCAGTTGTGCAATTTGGCATTAAAAAAGTCATCGTTGGAGAATCCAGAACCTTTCCTGGTGCTAAAAACTTTATGGTATCCCACGGTGTAGAAGTAATAGATTTAAATCTTGACGAATGCGAACAAATGATGAGTGAGTTTATTGAAACCAATCCTGAACTCTGGAATGAGGATATTGGTAAGTAGTTATTGGGCATGGGGCATTGGGCATTGGGCAAGAATCAATAGTTCTTCTTTCTCTGTGTTTTGCTTGCTCCCTCATCTTTGTCACTCCCTGCACAGACGCGTAGACGCTCGAAGAGCGGCTTCTCGTAAGAGTATAATCGCGTCTCTACCCCTACTCCCTTTCCTTGAGAAATTCATCAAAGGTAAACCTATCTGGTAAAGAAGTTTGTGCGCCTGATTTTGTTGCTGTTAAAGCACCCGCTGCCGCACCCCAAACAACTGCCTGATGTAAAGAAAGTCCTTCAAAAAGTGCCGCTGCTAAACCGCCATTGAAAGCATCACCAGCGGCAACAGTGTCAATGGCATCAACAGGGAACGCAGGTACAAAAAACTTTTCTTCAGCAGTGGCACAAAAAACACCTTTAGCACCTAGTTTGACAATCACACACTTTACACCCCGCTGCAATAAAACCGCAGCAGCTTTTGCCGCAGTCTCTTCTCCATCCACAGTAAAACCTACTAACTGCCCGGTCTCAACTTCATTCGGTGTAATAATATCTACCAATGAGTAAAGTTCATTAGGTAAATTAGGCTGTGCAGGTGCTGGGTCAAAAATCACTTTTACTCCTGCTTTTTGTGCTGCTTGGGCTGCTGCAACCACAGCAGCAATAGGGATTTCCAGTTGTAAAAGTAATGCTGTAGCTTCTGGTAACAAGTCAGACAATTGTTCTACATCCTCTTGATTGACTTGCCCATTTGCACCAGGAATGACAATAATTTGATTTTCACCTCTGTCATCGACAGCGATCATCGCCACTCCAGAACTGACAGTTTCATCGATAGAAACATTTTCAGTCTCTACACCAGAGTTGTGCAAATTGTATAGTAATTCTGACGCAAAACTGTCTGTACCTACACGCCCTACCATCTGAGTTGGAATTCCCAAACGTGCCAGTGCTACGGCTTGATTTGCTCCTTTACCTCCCGGTATTTGAAAAAACTCCTCTCCTGTCAGTGTTTCTCCTGCAACTGGTAACCGAGATGTTGTGGCTACCAAGTCCATATTAATGCTGCCAAAAACAACAATACTCATGATATTAATTTGTGTTGAGCTTAAATTTAGAAAATTATAAATCTCTAAAAAATTTAGTATTAGAACATTTTCCTATTGAGTAAACACTATATTTTTATATTTACGCTAGACATGACTAAATATTTTGTATGTTAGTGGAAAGCCTGGCTTTAAACCATCCTTGCAGACATAAGAAATATGCAAAAGACAGATGTAATTGTCATTGGTAGCGGTATTGGTGGTTTAAGCTGTGCTGCACTATTGGCACGCTATGGCTTTGATGTCATAGTTTGCGAAAGCCACTCTATTCCTGGTGGTGCTGCCCATGCTTTTGAGCGCAATGGTTTCAAATTTGACTCTGGGCCATCTCTTTACTCTGGACTTTCCTATAGTCCCTCTGCCAACCCCTTGCGGCAAGTACTAGACGCCATCGGCTCTGAGCTACCATGCGCCACATACAATACTTGGGGCTGCTGTCTACCAGAAGGTAATTTTGATACCTCGGTTGGTGCTGAGCAATTTTATGAAGTACTGATGAAATTCGGCGGTGATGATGCTGTGAGCGAGTGGCAACAACTTCAGCGCGTGATGGAACCATTAGCTCGTGCAGCAACTGCCATACCGTCAGCAGCATTGCGTTTTGATTTAGGTGCAGCTAGAACTGTCAGCCGATTTGCCCCTTCTATGGCAAGACACGCGTTAAATATCAGCAAGCTGACGGGGCCTTTTAGCCGGATTATGGATGGTGTTGTTAAAGACCCATTTACACGCAACTGGCTGGATATGTTGTGCTTTCTGCTTTCTGGACTGCCAGCAGATGGCACGAGTGCCGCAGAAGTAGCTTTTATGTTTGCCGATTGGTATCGGCCAGGAGTGGTGCTTGATTACCCTGTTGGTGGTAGTGGTGCTTTAGTTGACGCCCTTGTACAAGGACTACAACGACACGGTGGGCAGTTGATATTAAATGCTCATGTGGAGCAAGTACTTGTAGAAGATAACCGCGCGGTGGGTGTGCGTTTACGTGATGGTAAAGAAATGCGATCGCGTCGAGCAGTTGTTTCTAATGCATCAGTTTGGGATACGCTAAAACTACTGCCAGAAAAGGCTGTACCAAAACAATTTCGTACGAAACGGCAGGCGACACCCGAATGCGATAGCTTTATGCATCTGCATTTAGGCGTTGATGCCCAAGGGTTACCTTCAAACTTGGCGTGTCATTATATTGTTGTAAATAACTGGGAAATGGGCGTGACAGCACCTCAGAATCTTGTGCTGATTTCAATTCCTTCAATTCTCGATTCGTCCTTAGCGCCACCAGGCAAGTATGTGATGCACATATATACGCCTGGTAATGAACCCTATACTCTCTGGCAGGGAATGGACAGAAAAAGCCAAGAGTATGCTGAACAAAAGCGATCGCGTACAGAAGTAATGTGGCAAGCTTTAGAGCGGATTATTCCAGATATTCGCTCTCGTTGCGAAGTTACACTTGTTGGCACACCCCTAACGCACGAGCATTTTCTGCGTCGTCACCGAGGTTCTTATGGCCCAGCGATTCCGGCAGGAGTTGGTATGTTTCCTGGCCCTAGTACACCCTTACCTGGACTGCTATGTTGTGGAGACTCCACATTTCCCGGTATTGGTTTACCAGCAGTCGCCGCCAGTGGGATGATTGCTGCCAACACACTTGCGCCCGTTAGCAAGCATTTAGCCATGCTTGGGGATATCAAGTGCATTTAACTTTTCTAGTGTAAAATCTAACTGCCAATACAGCCGCACCTGCTGCCAAAGTTGCTAATACACTGTCAGGTTCAGGTACAACAGCAACTTTAGCAGTTATTTGTGCATTTCCAGCAAACAAACCTGCTAAGTTAGGTTTGCCAAGTACACCAGCAAACTCTGGAGAAATCAGTAATTGAACATTAGCGAGGGTTAGAGTTAAATTTTTGCTGTCAAGTGCTGTAGATTCTGGCGCACTCAAATCAAACAAAATTGTATTTAAAGAAACTGTGTCTCTTAAGACAAGCCCGCTAGCACCTGACACAGTACGTCCTGGCTCAATTCCAATTGAAAAGTTACCAACAGTAATTTGGTCATTAAAGGTAACAGTACCAGTATGCTCAACTGTACCTGAGAGCGGGGTAAAACCACCCTCGTCGCTGAATGTGAAATTGGAGCCTGAAGTGATGTTGAAGCCTACCAAATAATCGCTGGGAACTGGCGTGACTGTATCATTAGTGCCTGTAATATTTAACCCAATACCTTTAAGAATCTGCTTGTGGTCACGGTCAATGCTGGTGACTCCAGACTTTACCTGATAAATAGTTGCAGCTTCTACCCTTATGGGTGCAATTGATAAAAAAGCTGCTGTCGTATATCCAATAATTGCGGAAAACTGAGAAAAACGCATAGATCCTCCTTGTCTTTAGTGACTTATTATATATATTTTCAAAAGTCATTTTGTTTAAAGATTGTATTTAGATTTAGCTAAATTATAAAACTTATAATTAATCTAAATTTTTAGTATTATATGTTAATCAATGTATTTGTAATGCTTTTTATTTAAATATTTTTTTCAAAATCAACTTGAGTTTTGCTTAGGTAACTAAATGGTTATTGCTAATTTAAGAAAACTTTAAAAAGCTTGTAAATACAGGATTACTGAGTATATAAAATCATGCAAACGTTTATTTTGCGGCTAAAAAGCGTATATATTAGCCTCAAAGTTTTTAATATTTTATAGATAATTTTAATAGATTATCATACTTGTATAAAGGTCATATAAAGAAAGGCAAATTCAATGTAAAATTTTGGCTATTTCCACTGAGCATTTTTCTTTAAAAAACAGAGTTTTCTATTTTAAAGTTTATATCAAGTAAAGACAAAGTTAATCTGAAAAGTTGATTTAGTAGTTACAAATATCAAGTTAATTGATCTGATAAAATAAACAGCATTAATCAGGTTAGGTTGTATCTTATATAGTTTATAGTTAAAAAATAAATTTGTTTAATTTACCTCTAGGTTTTCTAGCTTAAGACAAGGTTGTAAGTGGCGTCGAATTGCCCATAATTAAGTTAAAACTCTAGGAAATCAAGATAATGAACGCGAATTTTCCATCACAATGTACCTGCATTGCAGATTTATCAGTTACTAGAGGGTTTGTATATCTAGTGTGGAGTCTTGCCGATTTTTACCAATCTTCCCCAAATAACATAAATTTCCCATTTTCTAGCAGAAAGCTTCAAAATTGGTCAAATACCGATGATTTACTCATTTTGTGCTTGGATGAGCAAGCAGATTAAAAATTGACAGGCGGCTGCCGAAAAGATATACCATATCAGAGTCGTTTATACGCAAGTTTTTGTCCTATGCCTAGTATTGAACCTGATGAAAACCGAGAGCATCGTATAAAAACAGAGATAATCGTCGATGCTGATGATGATAAAGAAGAACGGGCGATGGGTTGGTATTACTACCTCGACGATACTTTGAATTTCCCCTTTATGGCGAAGTGGACGAAAAAGGGACGAAAATCAGCTGCTGAGGAGAAAGATGTTGAAGTACTGGGAATGGCTCCAGATGATGAATGCTTAAAAGATATGTTTGTGGAAGTGGTTTATCCGAATGGCAAGGATGAAGATGTGTTTTCTGCAAAACTATCTGATATAAAAGCAATTGATGCTGATGATGAAACCCAAGAAGCACTGGCAGATTGGGAATATTGGCTTGCTAGAGGATACAAGTTCTAACAAGAAGGCAGGGGATAGTCTCTATGAACTTCCTACACTACTAAATATCAACAAAGCATAAGGGGATACAGGATAACTACCTGTGACTCAAAACTCAGCACTTTCAAATCAGGAGAAAAAAGTTCTTTCCTGTAATTATGCCGACCTAGTTAAAAGCTGATTTAATTTTAGGATAAATGCCGAATAATACGGCAGGGATTGCCAGCTGCAACGACGTTTTCAGGTATATCTTTGACTACTACACTGCCAGCACCAATAGTCGTGCCATCTCCAATTGTCACTCCTGGACAAATAATAGCACCGCCACCAATCCAGACATTATTACCAATTTTTATTGGAGCAGCTAATTCTCTACCGGAAAGTCGAATTTCTGGCTCTAGAGGATGATAGGCAGTGTAAATCTGTACGTAAGGGGCGCACAAGACATTTTCGCCAATCTCAACTTTATTGCAGTCTAAAATCACGCAGCCATAGTTCATATATAACCCATTGCCAGCATAAATATTGCTGCCATAGTCACAGTGAAAGGGTGGGACAATTATTATTTTCTGCCCTATTTTTCCGAATAATTCTTGTAAAATTTGCTGCCGCTGCTCTTGCTGTTCAACAGTTGTAGAATTGTATCTTCTTAAAAGACGGCTGGCCTGCTGACTTTCGGCAGTCAATTCAGGGTCTTCTGCAAGATATAACTCCCCTGCAAGCATTTTCTGTTTTTCTGTTTTTTCCATAAAAGTTTGTTATGTATGCAATTAAATAAAATTATGATTATTTTAATTAATTGAACTATGCTACTCCCTACTCTCTGTAGCAACCTGTGCCTTTGCCACATCCATGAGATTAGGCTATCAAAAGAATAAAATACTCATTAACTAAAATATAGTGTATCTAGCTTTTCCCTGTTGCTTGGCTCGATACATAGCGATATCAGCATCTCGAATCAGGGCTGCTGGGTCTTCATAGCGACTACAACTTAATGCAATACCAATGCTGGCTGTAGTAAATATCAGATGTCCTTTGAGGTTTAGTGGTATTTTTAAAGCATCTTGAATACGTTTAGCAACGTTGGTAGGATCGTTAACATCTTTAATATCTTCTAAAAGAACCGTAAACTCGTCGCCACCAAATCGTGCTACAGTATCGCCACTACGTAAACATGACTCTAAGCGTCTGGCAACCTCTATTAAAAAATCATCGCCTATTATATGACCGAAGCGATCGTTAATTTGCTTAAAGCCATCTAAGTCTACAAACAAAACTGCAAAATAATAATCGCTTCTACGTTTGCTACGTTCAAATGCTTGCCTCAAACGATCCAGAAATAAAACGCGATTTGGTAATTCCGTCAGCCCATCATAAAAAGCATTGCGGAGCAGTTGCGCCTCTGTCTGCTTGCGTTTGGATATTTCTTGAAAAACTAAAACTGTGCCAGTAATATTACCATTATTGTCCTTGATAGGGGCAACATGATCTTCTATAGGGATTTTTGTGCCATCTTTAGCAATCAGCATACAGTTTTCCTGTAGATTTAAAGCCTCACCCCCTTCCATTACGGATCTAGCTAAATTTTTGATCGCTTCTTCCACATTTTTATCAACCAAGCTAACAACTTCGACTAAATCTTTGCCAAACGCTTCATCTTGCTTCCAACCTGTAAGCTTTTCTGCTACCGGATTCATCATTTGAATACAACCATTTGTGTATGTAGCAATTACTGCACAACCCATACTGTTGATAATTGCTGCCAACTTCTGTTTCTCTTCTTGTAATTTCTTTTCGAGTTGGTGTTTGTACAGAGCCATTTCAACAGCAATGTATAAGTCTCTTTCAATAAATGGTTTGGTAATGTAGCTAAAAGGCTCACTGAGACGGTGTTTATGTAAATATGTATATTCGGAATGTTCTGTTAGATATAAAACAGGCACACGGAAATGGTTGCGGATAATATCTGCTACTTGTTCACCATCAATTTCACCAGCTAAACATATATCAATCAATACTAAATGTGGACTAGTTTCTGCTACCTTTTTTATTGCTTCTTCGCCTGAATTCGTGATTTCTGGAACAGAATAACCTAGCCTCTGTAAGCTTTTTCTAATATTTGAGGCTTGGATTTTCTCATCCTCAACAACTAGGATTTTGCGTGCCAGCATATTAAAATTGCCTGTTTGCTAAGGTTCAGATACTGTTATCAGTGACTATTCAGTCTGAAAGTCAATAATATTATCATAATCAATCTCTAACTAGATATCCTCTTGCTTAACTAAAATACTGAGTAGTTATTAACTTGTTATGTTATTTGCTGACTGTATCCTCTTCGTTTGTTAAAGCATATTTGATAATTATAGACGGTTACTATCAAGTTACTAATTACCATATAAGTTACTTATAAAGTAAAGCTAAGTTTCTGGGCAGATGAAATAATTCTTTTCATTACTAGTTCAATAATCACGTAAATTGATTCAATATCAAGCCTCTGACAATGAGTTAATTAAATTACATTAATAAAATAAGTATTTGCATATAAATTTAAGAGTAAGTGCTGCTGGCATTGGCTAAAATTAGTGACAGTTAGAGTATTTTTAGGTATAAATTTTAATTCACTACTTAAAAAAAACAATGCGGCTTGTAATTGTAATAAAGAATAACTGATGCTAATTATCCTAAATTGAAATACAAATGGAATGCTTAGTAGGGACATATAGCGATATCCTACCACCCACGTCTATGTATATGTAGCTGCCTTTTACAGAATAAATATAATACTATTTTGATGGTATAAGAAAACTAGTTATTTAGTATAAAGAGTGCATAACATAAGTGAACAAGTATAAATAAACGCTAATATAAATCATATGGTTAATGATGAAAAACCATTTTATCTTAAGTTTTAAACTATGACCTAGCTAGGATGTGATAAATATGTTTATTTATAACCAGTTAATTAGAAACTATTTATGGCTCATGGTTAATAGTCAGTTAGAAATTCCATATTTGGAAAATGTGCAACTTAAACATACATCAGCAGATAAGTTGATTTTTATAGCTTTTTGAGAACGAGCGTTTGGTGGGGAGAAAATAGTAAGTTAATGTATTTCCTATGGATTTGGAAGATAAGCAATCACAGAAAAAATCTTATTTATCCGATACTTCCAGTCTGTAGGTAAATTTCCTTTCCCCCCCACTTGTTTATAGGTAGGTTTTGGAGGAAAAGTACTAGTAGTCTGTTAAATAAAAATCGATAAATATACGCTGTCTGTAGTAGGCGCTTCAACGCTAAAGTGCGTACTACAAACCTATCAAATCAAACTTTACAGAATACTAGTACTGTTAGGCAGAATTAAAAAGCTTCGAAGGGAAACTTTTCAGCAATTTTGAATGGTATCTTTATTTGCACCGTTGTGTACTAGTACCGCTACGCGGAATTCGTAACGATGCTCCGCCCCGCTGCACTAACGTAATTCGTAATTACGTTTTCACAAAGGTTTCAGGCATTCTCAATGGATGGTTTATTTACACCGTGCTGTACTAGTGTCTTCAAAGATCAGACTTAGTTCTAGTCACTTCAATGCTAATTTTGCCGCCAAAGTCTGGAATGGGTGCAGCGGGTTTGCTCAAAGTGACTTGGACTTGTGTGATGCGATCGCTTTCTTGGAGAATAGAATCTGCGATCGTGCTGACTAACCGTTCCACCAACACAAACTTGGATGTCTTTACCAAATGTTGCACCAAGCTAATGACACTGCGATAATCTAGAGTGTCTTCAATTGCGTCAGTCTTGGCAGCAGTAGAGATATCGAGCCACAACTTCACATCGACCTCAAACCATTGTCCAAGTACCTTTTCTTCAGGCAGATACCCAGTATAGCCATAGCA
This region of Nostoc sp. UHCC 0302 genomic DNA includes:
- a CDS encoding diguanylate cyclase yields the protein MLARKILVVEDEKIQASNIRKSLQRLGYSVPEITNSGEEAIKKVAETSPHLVLIDICLAGEIDGEQVADIIRNHFRVPVLYLTEHSEYTYLHKHRLSEPFSYITKPFIERDLYIAVEMALYKHQLEKKLQEEKQKLAAIINSMGCAVIATYTNGCIQMMNPVAEKLTGWKQDEAFGKDLVEVVSLVDKNVEEAIKNLARSVMEGGEALNLQENCMLIAKDGTKIPIEDHVAPIKDNNGNITGTVLVFQEISKRKQTEAQLLRNAFYDGLTELPNRVLFLDRLRQAFERSKRRSDYYFAVLFVDLDGFKQINDRFGHIIGDDFLIEVARRLESCLRSGDTVARFGGDEFTVLLEDIKDVNDPTNVAKRIQDALKIPLNLKGHLIFTTASIGIALSCSRYEDPAALIRDADIAMYRAKQQGKARYTIF
- a CDS encoding nucleoside deaminase, translated to MDEFMETAIQEAKQGRQEGGIPIGSVLIKDGKILGRGHNKRVQDGDPITHAEIDCLRNAGRIGSYRGTTIYSTLMPCYLCAGAVVQFGIKKVIVGESRTFPGAKNFMVSHGVEVIDLNLDECEQMMSEFIETNPELWNEDIGK
- the folB gene encoding dihydroneopterin aldolase encodes the protein MDFIHVTGIRCYGYTGYLPEEKVLGQWFEVDVKLWLDISTAAKTDAIEDTLDYRSVISLVQHLVKTSKFVLVERLVSTIADSILQESDRITQVQVTLSKPAAPIPDFGGKISIEVTRTKSDL
- a CDS encoding sugar O-acetyltransferase, producing the protein MEKTEKQKMLAGELYLAEDPELTAESQQASRLLRRYNSTTVEQQEQRQQILQELFGKIGQKIIIVPPFHCDYGSNIYAGNGLYMNYGCVILDCNKVEIGENVLCAPYVQIYTAYHPLEPEIRLSGRELAAPIKIGNNVWIGGGAIICPGVTIGDGTTIGAGSVVVKDIPENVVAAGNPCRIIRHLS
- a CDS encoding NAD(P)/FAD-dependent oxidoreductase gives rise to the protein MLADIRNMQKTDVIVIGSGIGGLSCAALLARYGFDVIVCESHSIPGGAAHAFERNGFKFDSGPSLYSGLSYSPSANPLRQVLDAIGSELPCATYNTWGCCLPEGNFDTSVGAEQFYEVLMKFGGDDAVSEWQQLQRVMEPLARAATAIPSAALRFDLGAARTVSRFAPSMARHALNISKLTGPFSRIMDGVVKDPFTRNWLDMLCFLLSGLPADGTSAAEVAFMFADWYRPGVVLDYPVGGSGALVDALVQGLQRHGGQLILNAHVEQVLVEDNRAVGVRLRDGKEMRSRRAVVSNASVWDTLKLLPEKAVPKQFRTKRQATPECDSFMHLHLGVDAQGLPSNLACHYIVVNNWEMGVTAPQNLVLISIPSILDSSLAPPGKYVMHIYTPGNEPYTLWQGMDRKSQEYAEQKRSRTEVMWQALERIIPDIRSRCEVTLVGTPLTHEHFLRRHRGSYGPAIPAGVGMFPGPSTPLPGLLCCGDSTFPGIGLPAVAASGMIAANTLAPVSKHLAMLGDIKCI
- a CDS encoding calcium-binding protein, whose protein sequence is MPSIEPDENREHRIKTEIIVDADDDKEERAMGWYYYLDDTLNFPFMAKWTKKGRKSAAEEKDVEVLGMAPDDECLKDMFVEVVYPNGKDEDVFSAKLSDIKAIDADDETQEALADWEYWLARGYKF
- the rbsK gene encoding ribokinase produces the protein MSIVVFGSINMDLVATTSRLPVAGETLTGEEFFQIPGGKGANQAVALARLGIPTQMVGRVGTDSFASELLYNLHNSGVETENVSIDETVSSGVAMIAVDDRGENQIIVIPGANGQVNQEDVEQLSDLLPEATALLLQLEIPIAAVVAAAQAAQKAGVKVIFDPAPAQPNLPNELYSLVDIITPNEVETGQLVGFTVDGEETAAKAAAVLLQRGVKCVIVKLGAKGVFCATAEEKFFVPAFPVDAIDTVAAGDAFNGGLAAALFEGLSLHQAVVWGAAAGALTATKSGAQTSLPDRFTFDEFLKERE